The following are encoded in a window of Mycobacterium sp. ELW1 genomic DNA:
- a CDS encoding YceI family protein, which produces MTDTSWTLTAAEGELQVFTEVGGPAAKMGHRLTIAFASWTAQVQWRGDDPAAARLVVDVDSLQVVRGEGGVTPLTGPEKGVVRSNALKSLNAKKFPQITFDAETISTTPGGYRLDGTVAIHGTTRPQSVDLAVEERDGMWVMSTEVAVVQTDFGVKPYSLFMGTLKVADEVKLTFTARHPR; this is translated from the coding sequence GTGACCGATACCTCCTGGACACTGACCGCCGCCGAGGGTGAACTGCAGGTTTTCACCGAGGTCGGGGGTCCTGCCGCCAAGATGGGGCATCGCCTGACCATCGCTTTTGCGTCCTGGACGGCGCAGGTCCAGTGGCGCGGGGACGACCCGGCCGCGGCCCGGCTGGTGGTCGACGTCGACTCGTTGCAGGTCGTCAGGGGTGAGGGTGGCGTGACGCCGCTGACCGGACCGGAGAAGGGCGTGGTCCGCTCGAACGCGCTGAAATCTCTGAACGCCAAGAAGTTTCCGCAGATCACCTTCGACGCCGAGACGATCAGCACGACTCCGGGCGGTTACCGCCTGGACGGCACCGTCGCGATCCACGGCACGACGCGCCCGCAATCCGTCGATCTGGCCGTCGAGGAACGCGACGGGATGTGGGTGATGTCCACCGAGGTGGCCGTGGTCCAGACCGACTTCGGGGTCAAGCCATACTCGCTGTTCATGGGGACGCTGAAGGTGGCCGACGAGGTGAAGCTGACGTTCACCGCCCGGCACCCCAGGTAG
- the fdxA gene encoding ferredoxin yields MTYVISSACVDVKHKACMQECPVDCIYEGDRTMYINPVECVECGACRILCEVDAIYFESDLPEEEKKFLADNAAFFTEVLPGRDAPIGNPGGACEFGAVGVDTPLVAALPVHQS; encoded by the coding sequence ATGACCTACGTGATCAGCAGTGCGTGTGTCGACGTCAAGCACAAGGCCTGCATGCAGGAATGCCCGGTTGACTGCATCTACGAGGGTGACCGGACCATGTACATCAACCCCGTCGAATGCGTGGAATGCGGCGCGTGCCGGATCTTGTGCGAGGTCGACGCGATCTACTTCGAATCCGACCTGCCGGAGGAAGAGAAGAAGTTCCTCGCCGACAACGCGGCCTTCTTCACCGAGGTTTTGCCGGGCCGCGACGCCCCGATCGGCAATCCGGGCGGGGCCTGCGAGTTCGGCGCGGTCGGGGTGGACACCCCACTGGTCGCCGCGCTGCCGGTACACCAGTCCTGA
- a CDS encoding chorismate mutase yields MTTGLARGAAAMMTMMAVGTAAPAWADSPEPLYDLVDAAAQRLQTADAVAANKWLTGGPITDPARVTVVLDAVSKDAESRGVSTDYVTTVFTNQINATEAVEYARFAGWKFDPAGAPTSAPDLASSRSIIDGLNRQMVEQIAAQWPVLSSPGCRAELDAAKNDVAGQRQFDDLYRTALDSATRSYCGS; encoded by the coding sequence ATGACCACCGGCCTGGCGCGCGGCGCCGCAGCGATGATGACGATGATGGCGGTCGGGACGGCCGCGCCGGCCTGGGCGGATTCGCCCGAGCCGCTGTACGACCTGGTCGATGCCGCGGCGCAGCGCTTGCAGACCGCGGATGCGGTGGCGGCCAACAAATGGCTGACCGGCGGACCGATCACCGACCCGGCGCGGGTCACGGTGGTGCTGGACGCGGTGTCCAAGGACGCCGAATCCCGAGGTGTGTCAACCGATTACGTGACCACGGTGTTCACCAACCAGATCAACGCGACCGAGGCCGTCGAGTATGCGCGGTTCGCCGGCTGGAAGTTCGACCCGGCCGGGGCGCCCACGTCCGCCCCCGACCTGGCGTCATCCCGCTCGATCATCGACGGCCTGAACCGCCAGATGGTCGAGCAGATCGCCGCCCAGTGGCCGGTGTTGAGCTCGCCCGGGTGCCGAGCCGAGCTGGACGCGGCCAAGAACGACGTGGCCGGACAGCGCCAGTTCGACGATCTCTACCGCACCGCGCTGGACTCGGCGACCCGGTCGTACTGCGGGTCCTAA
- a CDS encoding cytochrome P450 — translation MPSPNLPPGFDFTDPDLNNARLPVEELAELRRVAPIWWNEQPRGVGGFDDDGYWVVSKHKDVKEISRRSDVFSSLENTALPRYPDNAAVSHKDTGQFILLNMDAPRHTHLRQIVSRAFTPRAVETLRENLRERAQAIAKAAAAEGSGDFVEQVSCELPLQAIADLMGVPQDERKKLFDWSNQMVGEADPEFHRNDPQGAAGELIMYGMQMAADRTANPGDDLVTKLVQADVDGHKLSDDEFGFFVILLAVAGNETTRNSITHGMTAFADFPDQWELYKAQRPVTAVDEIVRWATPVTSFQRTALEDVELSGVQIKKGQRVVMSYRSANFDEEVFDDPFSFNILRDPNPHVGFGGTGAHYCLGANLARMTIDLMFNAIADHMPNLTPLDKPERLRSGWLNGIKHWQVDYTGAGASK, via the coding sequence ATGCCCAGTCCGAACCTGCCCCCCGGCTTCGACTTCACCGACCCCGACCTGAACAACGCGCGCTTACCCGTCGAGGAACTCGCCGAGCTACGCCGGGTCGCGCCGATCTGGTGGAACGAGCAGCCGCGCGGCGTCGGCGGTTTCGACGACGACGGCTACTGGGTCGTCAGCAAGCACAAGGACGTCAAGGAGATCTCCCGGCGCAGCGATGTGTTCTCCAGCCTGGAGAACACCGCCCTGCCGCGCTATCCGGACAATGCGGCGGTATCGCACAAGGACACCGGCCAGTTCATCCTGCTGAACATGGATGCGCCGCGGCACACCCACCTACGCCAGATCGTCTCCCGCGCGTTCACGCCGCGAGCCGTCGAGACGTTGCGGGAGAACCTGCGGGAGCGAGCCCAGGCCATCGCCAAGGCTGCCGCGGCGGAGGGTTCGGGCGACTTCGTCGAACAGGTGTCGTGTGAGCTGCCGTTGCAGGCCATCGCCGACCTGATGGGCGTTCCCCAGGACGAACGCAAGAAGCTTTTCGACTGGTCCAACCAGATGGTGGGCGAGGCAGATCCCGAGTTCCACCGCAACGACCCGCAGGGTGCCGCCGGCGAGCTGATCATGTACGGCATGCAGATGGCCGCCGACCGGACGGCCAACCCCGGCGACGACCTGGTGACCAAGCTCGTGCAGGCCGACGTCGACGGGCACAAGCTCTCCGATGACGAGTTCGGGTTCTTCGTGATCCTGCTGGCCGTGGCCGGCAACGAGACCACCCGCAACTCGATCACCCACGGCATGACGGCGTTCGCCGATTTCCCCGATCAGTGGGAGCTGTACAAGGCGCAGCGCCCGGTGACCGCGGTGGACGAGATCGTCCGGTGGGCCACCCCGGTGACGTCGTTCCAGCGGACCGCTCTGGAAGACGTCGAACTCTCGGGGGTGCAGATCAAGAAGGGCCAGCGGGTGGTGATGTCCTACCGCTCGGCCAACTTCGATGAAGAGGTGTTCGACGATCCCTTCAGCTTCAACATCCTTCGCGACCCGAACCCGCATGTCGGTTTCGGCGGTACCGGCGCGCACTACTGCCTCGGCGCCAATCTGGCCAGGATGACCATCGATCTGATGTTCAACGCGATCGCCGACCATATGCCGAACCTGACGCCACTGGACAAGCCGGAGCGGTTGCGGTCGGGCTGGCTCAACGGCATCAAGCACTGGCAGGTCGACTACACCGGGGCCGGCGCAAGCAAGTAG
- a CDS encoding L,D-transpeptidase, producing the protein MAKPIRRALAVAGIAMLSLAASVQTSTAAVAPSIDGATVASVQPTNGQVVGVAMPITVTFTKPITDRWAAQQTISVTTPASVAGRFDWLDDKTVQFVPDQYWPAHSEITMMAGGIPRTFGTGAIVLGVADISAHTFTVSIDGQVARQMPASMGKPKHPTPVGSFNVLEKQSTVVMDSRTIGIPLNDPEGYKLTVNDAVRVTWGGVYVHSAPWSVGSQGYANVSHGCINLSPDNASWYFNQVHIGDPVVINA; encoded by the coding sequence ATGGCCAAACCAATTCGACGAGCACTCGCCGTCGCAGGGATCGCGATGCTGTCATTGGCGGCTTCGGTGCAGACCAGCACGGCAGCCGTCGCTCCCTCCATCGACGGAGCGACCGTCGCGTCGGTTCAGCCCACCAACGGCCAAGTCGTCGGAGTGGCGATGCCGATCACCGTGACGTTCACCAAGCCGATCACCGATCGGTGGGCGGCCCAGCAGACGATCAGCGTGACGACGCCCGCCTCGGTGGCGGGGCGCTTCGACTGGCTCGACGACAAGACCGTTCAGTTCGTGCCCGACCAGTACTGGCCCGCGCACTCGGAGATCACCATGATGGCGGGCGGGATTCCGCGGACGTTCGGCACCGGGGCGATTGTGCTCGGCGTCGCCGACATCTCGGCGCACACGTTCACCGTGAGCATCGACGGGCAGGTGGCGCGTCAGATGCCGGCGTCGATGGGCAAGCCCAAGCACCCGACCCCGGTGGGCAGCTTCAATGTTCTGGAGAAGCAGTCCACGGTTGTGATGGATTCGCGCACCATCGGCATTCCGCTGAACGACCCAGAGGGCTACAAGCTCACCGTGAACGACGCCGTCCGCGTCACCTGGGGCGGGGTGTACGTGCATTCCGCGCCGTGGTCGGTCGGTTCGCAGGGCTACGCCAATGTCAGCCACGGCTGCATCAATTTGAGCCCCGACAACGCCTCGTGGTATTTCAACCAGGTCCACATCGGGGACCCGGTCGTCATCAACGCTTAA
- a CDS encoding GntR family transcriptional regulator, translating to MALQPVSRRSVPEDVFEQILADVLSGEMQPGEPLPSERRLAEVLGVSRPAVREALKRVAAAGLVEVRQGDATTVRDFRRHAGLDLLPQLLLRGGQLDVSVARSILEARLHNGPKVAELAALRHPDGLADLLERSIAALESAEDPLEQQRHALEFWDHIVDGADSIAFRLMFNTLRAAYEPALPALATLMAAEVGQTQAYRTVARAIAAGKPDEAAASARELLEPATTALVTALTALEEQQ from the coding sequence ATGGCACTGCAGCCGGTGAGCCGGCGTTCCGTACCCGAGGACGTCTTCGAGCAGATCCTCGCCGACGTCCTCAGCGGCGAGATGCAGCCGGGCGAACCGCTGCCCAGCGAGCGCCGGCTGGCCGAGGTGCTCGGCGTTTCCCGGCCCGCCGTCCGCGAGGCCCTCAAGCGGGTCGCCGCCGCCGGCCTCGTCGAGGTCCGCCAGGGTGACGCCACCACTGTCCGGGACTTCCGCAGGCATGCCGGCCTGGACCTGCTCCCCCAATTGCTCCTGCGCGGTGGCCAACTCGACGTGTCGGTGGCCCGCAGCATTCTCGAGGCCCGCCTGCACAACGGGCCCAAGGTGGCCGAACTGGCCGCGCTGCGCCACCCGGACGGGCTGGCCGATCTGCTCGAACGATCGATCGCCGCGCTCGAATCGGCCGAGGACCCGCTCGAGCAGCAGCGGCATGCGCTGGAGTTCTGGGATCACATCGTCGACGGCGCCGACTCCATCGCATTTCGGTTGATGTTCAACACATTACGGGCCGCCTACGAGCCGGCACTGCCGGCACTGGCCACCCTGATGGCCGCCGAGGTCGGACAGACGCAGGCCTACCGCACCGTCGCCCGCGCCATCGCGGCGGGCAAACCGGACGAGGCGGCCGCTTCCGCCCGCGAACTCCTGGAACCGGCCACCACCGCTCTGGTGACAGCCCTGACCGCACTGGAGGAACAACAGTGA
- a CDS encoding SRPBCC family protein, with amino-acid sequence MGFGVRVRLPMVIVDRVVASPPDAVWTVLTDLAAWPRWGPSISRAALDSGGRHLEAGSTGTVWAIGGVRVPFTVTEFDAGRRWAWSVAGVPATAHGVEPAAGGCRVWFEVPWWAAPYTTVCAIALRRIDSLAATQT; translated from the coding sequence ATGGGGTTTGGTGTGCGAGTTCGGCTGCCGATGGTGATCGTGGACCGCGTAGTGGCGTCCCCGCCCGACGCGGTCTGGACCGTGCTGACGGATCTGGCGGCCTGGCCCCGGTGGGGCCCGTCGATCAGCCGGGCCGCCCTCGACTCCGGCGGCAGGCATCTGGAGGCCGGCTCCACCGGAACGGTGTGGGCGATCGGTGGTGTCCGGGTCCCGTTCACGGTGACCGAATTCGATGCCGGGCGACGGTGGGCGTGGTCAGTGGCCGGGGTGCCGGCCACCGCTCACGGTGTCGAGCCGGCGGCGGGCGGGTGCCGGGTCTGGTTCGAGGTGCCGTGGTGGGCGGCGCCCTACACCACGGTGTGTGCGATTGCGTTGCGCCGCATCGACTCTCTGGCCGCTACGCAGACGTGA
- a CDS encoding trypsin-like peptidase domain-containing protein has protein sequence MDAMPFRHGRRLSTVLAALLLVPGLLTAPAHAAPVHVGPAPLTPLDQSTVLGQVTPGLVDINTTLNYQSAVGAGTGIVVDPSGEVLTNNHVIEGATGITATSLANGRTYPVDVIGYDRANDIALVRLRGAGDLPVASLGTSSNLAVGDPIAAIGNAGGAGGAPSFSPGTITQLGASVRASDESGGGSRELTDLIRVAADVRPGDSGGPLVNAAGQVVGVTVAATLTYRMGNVRGGEGFAIPIDRALGVAGAIRSGGGPGIHIGDTAFIGVGIADPGPGAPPGAVVRQVLPDTAARGAGLAPGDVITAADGIAINTATDLSNFMDTHRPGDTITLSWIDREGAPRSAPIVLGSGPVG, from the coding sequence ATGGACGCAATGCCATTTCGTCATGGGCGCCGGCTGTCGACCGTGCTGGCTGCCCTTCTCTTGGTGCCCGGCCTGCTCACCGCGCCGGCCCACGCCGCTCCGGTACACGTCGGGCCGGCTCCCTTGACGCCGCTCGATCAGTCCACCGTGCTCGGTCAGGTCACCCCCGGTCTGGTCGACATCAACACGACCCTCAACTACCAGAGCGCAGTCGGCGCGGGCACCGGCATCGTCGTCGATCCCAGCGGCGAGGTGCTGACCAACAACCACGTCATCGAGGGCGCCACCGGCATCACCGCGACCAGCCTGGCCAACGGCCGCACCTATCCCGTCGACGTGATCGGCTACGACCGCGCCAACGACATCGCGCTGGTGCGGCTGCGCGGCGCGGGTGATCTGCCGGTCGCCTCACTGGGCACCTCGTCGAACCTGGCGGTCGGTGACCCGATCGCCGCGATCGGCAATGCCGGCGGCGCCGGCGGTGCGCCGAGCTTCTCCCCGGGCACCATCACCCAGCTGGGCGCCTCGGTTCGCGCGTCCGACGAATCCGGCGGCGGCTCACGCGAACTCACCGATCTGATCCGGGTCGCCGCCGATGTCCGGCCCGGCGACTCGGGTGGCCCGCTGGTCAACGCCGCCGGTCAGGTGGTCGGAGTGACCGTCGCGGCCACCTTGACCTACCGGATGGGCAATGTGCGCGGTGGCGAGGGCTTCGCCATCCCGATCGACCGCGCACTGGGCGTCGCGGGAGCGATCCGCTCCGGCGGTGGCCCCGGCATCCATATCGGCGACACCGCGTTCATCGGCGTCGGAATTGCCGACCCGGGCCCCGGCGCGCCGCCCGGAGCAGTTGTGCGCCAAGTACTTCCGGACACCGCGGCTCGCGGAGCGGGGCTTGCGCCGGGTGACGTCATCACCGCCGCGGACGGGATCGCCATCAACACCGCCACCGACCTCTCCAACTTCATGGACACCCATCGCCCGGGTGACACCATCACGTTGAGCTGGATCGACCGGGAGGGCGCTCCGCGCAGTGCGCCCATCGTTCTCGGCTCCGGGCCGGTCGGCTGA
- a CDS encoding sterol desaturase family protein, producing the protein MSASTNARRSLTLADAGREFWRHPTPWLFLVALTAAVIARVAVGDWRLGDAVVPFAVAALFPFLEWTIHVFVLHWRPRRIGRFTLDPMLARKHREHHVAPRDVDLVFIPLQSAIGAVVSAVVIALWLFPRTGMGLTFLVVMLTCGLLYEWCHYLVHTDYKPKTAAYRVIWRDHRLHHFKNEHYWFGVTTPGTADRMLRTYPDAASVPTSPTARNLHAIDAESPAAVKR; encoded by the coding sequence GTGAGTGCATCGACGAACGCCCGCCGCAGTCTCACGCTGGCCGACGCGGGCCGCGAATTCTGGCGACATCCCACGCCATGGCTGTTTCTCGTGGCACTGACCGCGGCCGTGATCGCCCGCGTCGCCGTCGGCGACTGGCGGCTCGGCGATGCGGTGGTGCCGTTCGCGGTTGCCGCGTTATTCCCGTTCCTGGAGTGGACAATTCACGTCTTCGTCCTGCACTGGCGGCCGCGCCGCATCGGCCGGTTCACCCTCGACCCGATGCTTGCCCGTAAGCACCGCGAACACCACGTCGCCCCACGAGACGTGGATCTGGTGTTCATCCCGCTGCAGTCGGCTATCGGCGCGGTGGTCTCCGCGGTGGTGATCGCGCTGTGGCTGTTCCCCCGCACCGGGATGGGGCTGACGTTCCTGGTGGTGATGCTGACCTGCGGGCTGCTCTATGAATGGTGCCACTACCTGGTGCACACCGATTACAAGCCGAAAACCGCTGCCTACCGGGTGATCTGGCGCGACCACCGGTTGCATCACTTCAAGAACGAGCACTACTGGTTCGGGGTGACCACACCGGGCACCGCCGACCGGATGCTGCGCACCTATCCCGATGCGGCCTCGGTACCGACCTCGCCGACAGCCCGGAACCTGCACGCGATCGACGCGGAAAGCCCTGCGGCAGTTAAGCGTTGA
- a CDS encoding polysaccharide deacetylase family protein, translating into MPEVTRRQFVIGLFASAGLVGASSAIAMSQTNPPPAAKAPPPPLGAAPLLPPPPTTARIPLPGGGELTRIPGKGDLLALTVDDGVDSEVVRLYTQLAKDTGIRLTFFVNGVYDSWRDNAALLRPLVDSGQIQLGNHTWSHPDLTTLTKEQVADQLQRNDQFLRNTFGADATPYFRPPYGSHNDTVDAVAADLGYRVPTLWAGSLADSTPVAEDFIVKMADQYFIQQNIVIGHLNHPPVTHVFPALVDVIRSRNLRTVTLNDVFLQPEIPHVTSA; encoded by the coding sequence GTGCCCGAGGTAACCCGCCGCCAGTTCGTGATCGGGTTGTTCGCCTCGGCCGGACTGGTCGGCGCGTCCAGCGCGATCGCGATGTCACAGACGAATCCTCCGCCGGCGGCCAAGGCTCCCCCGCCGCCGCTCGGCGCAGCGCCACTACTGCCCCCACCGCCGACCACGGCGCGTATCCCGTTGCCGGGCGGCGGCGAACTGACCAGGATCCCCGGCAAGGGCGACCTGCTGGCCCTCACCGTCGACGACGGGGTGGACTCCGAGGTGGTCCGGCTCTACACCCAGTTGGCCAAGGACACCGGGATCCGGCTCACCTTCTTCGTCAACGGGGTCTACGACTCCTGGCGCGACAACGCGGCCCTGTTGCGGCCGCTGGTGGACTCCGGCCAGATTCAGCTCGGCAACCACACGTGGTCCCACCCCGACCTGACCACACTGACCAAGGAGCAGGTCGCCGACCAGTTGCAGCGCAACGACCAGTTCCTGCGCAACACGTTCGGTGCCGATGCCACACCGTATTTCCGACCGCCGTACGGCAGTCACAACGACACCGTCGACGCGGTGGCCGCCGATCTGGGATACCGCGTTCCGACCCTGTGGGCGGGCTCGCTGGCCGACTCCACACCGGTGGCCGAGGACTTCATCGTGAAGATGGCCGATCAGTACTTCATCCAGCAGAACATCGTGATCGGCCACCTCAACCATCCGCCGGTCACGCACGTCTTCCCCGCACTGGTCGACGTCATCCGGTCGCGCAATCTGCGCACGGTCACCCTCAACGACGTGTTCCTGCAGCCGGAGATCCCCCACGTCACGTCTGCGTAG
- a CDS encoding DUF4331 family protein, which translates to MSNHFTGLSLGPPLGDQRLDLCDLYAFQSPSDPARTVLILNANPNADALHPDAIYRLAVDSNGDLRNDIAFSFVFSAPEDGRQTVDVFKAVGDEAESPYAVGEKIFENVEVSFGENANVVQSDGYTFAAGARSDAFFFDFDGIKNLFDTTGGRNFTAPHLGGESPWTGVDSNLTANVFSIAIELPTAELAPDPDLRIWGRCSLNRDGELLHVDRAGHPSVSSFFNTDDTKEEYNASEPIRDRERWIGQFIHLMGHTGGYTDDEAIEAIDTEGTLPDMLTFDPAKPAKYPNGRTFRDDVIDYRLAFLTKGDCPPSGLAPHTDTLDVFPYLGNPHPAG; encoded by the coding sequence ATGTCGAACCATTTCACCGGCTTGAGTCTGGGTCCACCACTGGGCGATCAACGGCTGGATCTGTGCGATCTCTATGCATTTCAGTCGCCCTCCGACCCCGCCCGCACGGTGCTCATCCTGAACGCCAACCCGAACGCCGACGCGCTGCATCCCGATGCCATCTATCGGCTGGCCGTCGACAGCAACGGTGACCTGCGCAACGACATCGCGTTCAGCTTCGTGTTCTCGGCGCCCGAGGACGGGCGGCAGACGGTCGACGTCTTCAAGGCTGTCGGCGACGAAGCGGAATCACCGTATGCGGTGGGGGAGAAGATCTTCGAGAACGTCGAGGTGTCCTTCGGCGAAAACGCGAACGTCGTCCAGTCGGACGGCTACACCTTCGCCGCCGGCGCGCGCAGCGATGCGTTCTTCTTCGACTTCGACGGCATCAAGAATCTGTTCGACACCACCGGCGGACGCAACTTCACCGCGCCGCACCTCGGTGGTGAGTCACCGTGGACCGGGGTGGACTCCAATCTGACGGCCAACGTGTTCTCGATCGCCATCGAACTGCCGACCGCGGAGCTGGCGCCTGATCCCGACCTTCGGATCTGGGGGCGCTGCAGCCTGAACCGCGACGGCGAACTGCTGCACGTCGACCGCGCCGGGCATCCTTCGGTGAGCAGTTTCTTCAACACCGACGACACCAAAGAGGAGTACAACGCCAGCGAGCCGATCCGCGATCGGGAGCGCTGGATCGGGCAGTTCATCCACTTGATGGGACATACCGGCGGCTACACCGACGACGAGGCCATCGAGGCGATCGACACCGAGGGCACGCTGCCGGACATGCTGACCTTCGATCCCGCGAAACCGGCGAAGTACCCCAACGGACGGACGTTCAGAGATGACGTCATCGACTACCGGTTGGCGTTCCTGACCAAGGGTGATTGCCCGCCAAGCGGTCTCGCTCCCCACACCGACACCCTCGACGTCTTTCCGTACCTGGGCAACCCGCACCCGGCGGGTTAG
- a CDS encoding cyclopropane mycolic acid synthase family methyltransferase, whose product MEPHFDDVQHHYDLSDDFYRLFLDRTQTYSCAYFERDDMSLEEAQIAKIDLSLGKLGLQPGMTLLDIGCGWGATMMRALEKYDVNVIGLTLSKNQALHVQQQFDDSASTRSKRVLLEGWEQFDEPVDRIVSIGAFEHFGYDRYEAFFTMAYDALPADGVMLLHSIVLPSDEDFAARGVPITMRHLKFFKFIMDEIFPGGRLPKVTDVQEHATRAGFTVDRVHPLRLHYARTLEIWADALQENEEEALTLQSREVYDRYMKYLTGCADLFREGYTDICQFTLAKG is encoded by the coding sequence ATGGAGCCGCACTTCGACGACGTGCAGCACCACTACGACCTGTCTGATGATTTCTATCGGCTGTTCCTGGACCGGACGCAGACCTACAGCTGTGCCTACTTCGAACGCGATGACATGTCGCTGGAAGAGGCGCAGATCGCCAAGATCGATTTGTCGCTGGGCAAGCTCGGGCTGCAGCCCGGTATGACCTTGCTGGACATCGGCTGCGGCTGGGGCGCGACGATGATGCGGGCCCTGGAGAAGTACGACGTCAACGTCATCGGCCTGACCCTCAGCAAGAATCAGGCTTTGCACGTCCAGCAGCAGTTCGACGATTCGGCCAGTACGCGGTCCAAGCGGGTTCTTCTCGAAGGCTGGGAGCAGTTCGACGAGCCGGTCGATCGCATTGTGTCGATAGGCGCATTCGAGCACTTCGGCTACGACCGTTACGAGGCCTTCTTCACGATGGCCTACGACGCGCTGCCCGCCGATGGAGTGATGTTGCTGCACTCCATCGTTTTGCCGAGCGACGAAGACTTCGCGGCGCGCGGCGTGCCGATCACCATGCGGCACCTGAAGTTCTTCAAGTTCATCATGGACGAGATCTTCCCCGGCGGCCGGTTGCCGAAGGTGACGGACGTGCAGGAGCATGCGACCCGCGCGGGCTTCACCGTCGACCGGGTCCACCCGCTGCGCCTGCATTACGCCCGCACGCTGGAAATCTGGGCGGACGCACTGCAGGAAAACGAGGAAGAGGCGCTCACCTTGCAGTCACGCGAGGTGTACGACCGGTATATGAAGTACCTGACCGGCTGCGCTGACCTGTTCCGAGAGGGCTACACCGACATCTGCCAGTTCACCCTGGCCAAGGGCTGA
- a CDS encoding TIGR03854 family LLM class F420-dependent oxidoreductase: MKIRFGISFGSGVEDLPRVVDRLEAAGIDSLWFSELVYTPAVDPFAGMAYTLGRTTRLKVGTSVAVLPGRNPVLVAKQLASLAALGPKRVLPAFGLRPASKAEWDLFPVPDGQRAAVFDEALEVLRALLTGDAVTFDGKYFQLAGVSLGIRPPVPVEVWLGGSAPAAFRRIGRLADGWLGSFLTADEARVARESIERAAAEAGRTVEPDHYGLSLAVADGHLPDEVAAAVRSRRSDVDPSELIADDWSQLHRQLDGLIAAGLSKFVIRPVGDTPADEFIERFIHELLPRQN, encoded by the coding sequence GTGAAGATCCGCTTCGGGATCAGCTTCGGTAGCGGAGTCGAGGATCTGCCCCGCGTCGTGGACCGGCTCGAGGCGGCCGGCATCGACTCCCTGTGGTTTTCCGAGCTGGTGTACACCCCGGCCGTCGACCCGTTCGCCGGAATGGCGTACACGCTGGGGCGCACCACCCGCCTCAAAGTCGGCACCTCGGTGGCGGTGCTGCCCGGGCGCAACCCGGTTCTGGTCGCCAAACAGCTGGCATCGCTGGCCGCCCTCGGCCCCAAGCGGGTGCTGCCGGCATTCGGTCTGCGCCCCGCGTCGAAGGCGGAGTGGGACCTGTTTCCGGTGCCCGACGGGCAGCGCGCGGCGGTGTTCGACGAGGCGCTGGAAGTGTTGCGCGCGTTGCTCACTGGCGACGCTGTCACCTTCGACGGCAAGTACTTTCAGCTCGCCGGCGTTTCGCTGGGCATCCGTCCGCCGGTGCCGGTCGAGGTCTGGCTCGGCGGTTCGGCACCGGCGGCATTTCGCCGGATCGGACGGCTGGCTGACGGCTGGCTGGGCAGCTTCCTCACTGCCGACGAGGCGCGGGTGGCCCGGGAGAGCATCGAGCGCGCCGCGGCGGAGGCGGGCCGCACGGTCGAACCGGACCACTACGGGCTGAGCCTGGCCGTTGCCGACGGGCACCTGCCCGACGAGGTCGCCGCCGCAGTCCGGTCCCGACGCTCCGACGTGGATCCGTCCGAACTGATCGCAGACGACTGGTCGCAGCTGCACCGGCAACTCGACGGGCTGATCGCCGCGGGGCTGAGCAAGTTCGTCATCCGACCGGTCGGCGACACCCCCGCCGACGAGTTCATCGAACGTTTCATCCACGAGCTGTTGCCCCGGCAGAACTGA